Proteins from one Legionella taurinensis genomic window:
- a CDS encoding gamma carbonic anhydrase family protein encodes MNPAVRPYLDHVPVLGQDVYIDPTAAVIGRVQLGNHVSVWPMAVIRGDVNAITVGDDCNIQDAAILHVTHDGPFTPGGQPLVLGKGITVGHQAVLHACQIDDYCLIGMGVLILDGAYIEHHVLIGAGSVVPPGKRLESGFLYLGNPVKAIRPLSEEELRHLDYSAAHYVRLKNNYLTP; translated from the coding sequence ATGAATCCAGCTGTACGCCCCTATCTTGATCATGTTCCTGTGCTTGGCCAGGACGTTTATATCGATCCCACCGCCGCCGTAATTGGCCGGGTGCAGCTGGGCAACCATGTCTCCGTTTGGCCCATGGCGGTGATTCGCGGCGACGTGAATGCCATTACCGTGGGTGATGACTGCAACATTCAGGATGCCGCGATATTACACGTCACCCATGACGGTCCGTTCACGCCCGGCGGACAACCGCTTGTGCTTGGAAAAGGCATCACGGTAGGACATCAAGCCGTGCTTCATGCCTGCCAGATTGACGATTACTGCCTAATTGGCATGGGGGTTCTCATTCTTGATGGCGCTTACATCGAACACCATGTGCTCATTGGCGCCGGCAGTGTCGTACCCCCCGGCAAACGCCTGGAGAGCGGCTTTCTTTATCTTGGCAATCCCGTGAAGGCCATTCGCCCGCTGTCAGAGGAGGAATTGCGCCATCTGGATTACTCCGCTGCGCATTATGTGCGGTTGAAGAACAATTATTTAACCCCTTAG
- a CDS encoding ABC transporter ATP-binding protein codes for MTTDAIIDVHNLTKSFDGKIAVNGIDMLVKRGEVFGFLGPNGSGKTTTIRMLCGLLTPDKGEGQCLGYDILTESKKIKQHVGYMTQKFSYYLDLTIEENLNFVARVYGVDKRKERVEQTMEDLELIPRRNQLTRQLSGGWKQRVALAACLLHDPDLLLLDEPTAGVDPIARREFWDKIHSLSEQGITTLVSTHYMDEAERCTRLAYLAYGDLLVTGTVAEVIATTQLGTWEISGEVSTRLLQETKQLQGIVQSALFGSRIHVCGYDKNRVENELSQLAARYPIRWEAIEPTLEDAFISLVKQSGGKMG; via the coding sequence ATGACAACCGATGCCATTATTGATGTCCACAATTTAACAAAATCCTTTGACGGCAAAATCGCCGTAAACGGCATTGACATGCTGGTTAAACGCGGCGAAGTGTTTGGTTTTCTTGGACCCAATGGCAGCGGTAAAACCACCACCATCCGTATGTTGTGCGGGTTGTTAACCCCGGACAAGGGGGAAGGGCAATGCCTGGGCTATGACATTCTCACGGAATCCAAAAAAATAAAGCAACACGTCGGCTACATGACTCAAAAATTCAGTTACTACCTGGATTTGACCATCGAGGAGAATTTGAATTTTGTTGCCCGTGTGTATGGCGTCGATAAACGTAAAGAACGGGTTGAACAGACAATGGAGGATTTGGAATTAATACCCCGCCGCAATCAATTAACCCGGCAATTATCGGGGGGCTGGAAACAGCGTGTGGCGCTGGCCGCCTGCCTGCTGCATGATCCTGATTTGCTGTTGCTGGATGAACCGACAGCCGGAGTAGACCCGATCGCAAGACGGGAATTCTGGGATAAAATTCACAGTTTGAGCGAACAGGGCATTACCACCCTGGTGTCCACCCATTACATGGATGAAGCAGAGCGCTGTACTCGTCTCGCTTATCTTGCCTATGGCGATTTACTGGTGACGGGCACGGTAGCGGAAGTGATCGCCACGACCCAACTCGGTACCTGGGAGATTTCAGGCGAAGTCTCCACCCGCTTATTGCAGGAAACCAAACAATTGCAGGGTATTGTGCAATCCGCTTTGTTCGGCAGCCGCATCCATGTGTGCGGGTATGACAAAAACCGCGTGGAAAACGAACTGAGTCAACTGGCCGCACGCTACCCCATACGCTGGGAGGCAATTGAACCCACCCTGGAAGACGCTTTCATCAGCCTGGTCAAACAATCGGGAGGAAAAATGGGATGA
- a CDS encoding dienelactone hydrolase family protein — protein MHTSNYIYHHGEQELHGFLAYDDSHDRPRPAVLVAHDWSGRNEFACKKAEMLAGMGYLGFALDMYGHGRLGETTDEKMGLMQPLANDRLLLRDRINAAFDAVIAMPEVDNSRVAAIGFCFGGLCVLDLARSGVPLNGVVSFHGLLNKPKELHAQPISAKILVLHGYDDPMVRPEQVNEFGQEMTDAKVDWQVHLYGHTQHAFANPQAHDTQLGTIYNPVAERRSLQAMENFLREIFA, from the coding sequence ATGCACACATCGAATTACATTTATCATCACGGCGAACAGGAACTGCACGGCTTTTTAGCCTATGACGACTCACACGATCGGCCGCGGCCTGCTGTGCTTGTGGCCCATGATTGGAGCGGTCGTAACGAGTTCGCCTGTAAAAAAGCGGAAATGCTGGCTGGCATGGGTTATTTAGGTTTTGCCCTGGATATGTATGGTCATGGGCGCCTGGGTGAGACCACGGATGAGAAAATGGGCCTTATGCAGCCTCTCGCCAATGATCGACTGTTATTGCGTGATCGCATCAATGCCGCTTTTGACGCGGTGATTGCCATGCCGGAAGTGGATAACAGCCGCGTGGCAGCCATCGGGTTTTGCTTTGGCGGCCTGTGTGTGCTTGATTTGGCACGAAGCGGGGTGCCCTTAAACGGCGTGGTGAGTTTCCATGGGTTACTCAACAAGCCTAAAGAGCTGCACGCCCAGCCCATCAGTGCCAAAATTCTGGTGCTGCACGGGTACGATGATCCCATGGTTCGTCCTGAACAGGTTAACGAGTTTGGTCAGGAAATGACCGATGCCAAAGTGGATTGGCAGGTGCACCTGTATGGTCATACCCAACATGCCTTTGCCAACCCCCAGGCCCATGATACGCAGCTTGGCACCATCTACAATCCGGTTGCTGAACGCCGCTCCCTTCAGGCCATGGAAAATTTCCTCAGGGAGATTTTTGCTTAA
- a CDS encoding metallophosphoesterase family protein: protein MIKIIHISDLHFGRHIETIPEAFHEACALIQPDLLIISGDLTQRARSWQFKALAGFLARLRAPYLVVPGNHDIPLFNSVARLFWPFKQYRRSVSPELEVSFSNAECRILGLNSVAPYELKDGRLSRKSMAKMKAFFQESDHRLNILFFHHNFHYFEGMHNPLINTQEFIDYLKQSPIDIVCTGHLHFANITLIEKNNQDNAMILHAGSLSCVRTQDKFNSFYVINQEGLACGVDKYVFNKGQFIPQEKFNIEFSR from the coding sequence ATGATAAAAATTATTCATATTTCCGATTTGCATTTTGGCCGCCACATCGAAACCATCCCGGAAGCATTTCACGAGGCCTGTGCGCTGATTCAACCGGATTTGCTGATCATTTCCGGGGATTTGACGCAACGCGCGAGAAGCTGGCAATTTAAGGCGCTGGCTGGATTTTTAGCAAGGCTGCGTGCACCTTATCTCGTGGTACCGGGTAATCATGATATTCCTTTGTTTAATTCGGTTGCCCGCCTGTTTTGGCCTTTTAAACAGTACAGGCGCTCTGTGTCCCCGGAACTGGAAGTCAGTTTCAGCAACGCGGAATGCCGGATCCTGGGCCTTAACTCGGTGGCCCCGTATGAATTGAAGGATGGGCGGCTGTCGCGGAAGTCGATGGCGAAAATGAAGGCCTTCTTCCAGGAGTCCGATCACCGCTTGAACATTCTGTTTTTCCATCATAACTTCCATTATTTTGAGGGCATGCACAATCCCTTAATCAACACGCAGGAGTTCATTGACTACTTGAAACAAAGCCCAATCGACATTGTCTGTACCGGTCATTTGCATTTTGCCAACATCACCCTTATCGAAAAAAACAACCAGGATAATGCCATGATCCTCCACGCCGGTTCGTTATCCTGTGTGCGTACCCAGGATAAATTCAACAGTTTTTATGTGATCAATCAGGAAGGATTGGCCTGCGGGGTGGACAAGTATGTGTTTAATAAGGGCCAATTCATCCCCCAGGAAAAATTCAACATTGAATTTAGCCGCTAA
- a CDS encoding diacylglycerol/lipid kinase family protein yields the protein MTALAVIINQQAKNAQSAAPFLQGLKEAGMDYDLYEVDADDLDATIKDCQPKYDTLLVGGGDGTVRSAAHYCANTSTVMGVLPLGTLNHFARELVLPLTVEDLVEALKQRTTTVIDLAEVNGQVFVNNSSIGFYPKFARRRDLYSRKYYKWLSYIPSLIDSLRKHPTLSLRVKNEEFVLSLRTSFLMVSNNLYTYEFPATFKREAFTSGRLGLYFFRHGRLRLFKILRAMLNRRSNFEFRESQSPIEIHCQDLAELNVSLDGDVRRMESPLRYKIIPQGLRLITIDKPS from the coding sequence ATGACCGCACTCGCGGTTATCATCAATCAACAGGCCAAGAATGCCCAATCAGCAGCACCCTTCCTTCAGGGATTGAAAGAAGCAGGCATGGATTACGATCTGTATGAGGTCGATGCCGATGATCTGGATGCAACCATCAAAGATTGTCAGCCGAAGTACGACACCCTGTTAGTCGGCGGCGGCGACGGCACGGTGCGTTCGGCCGCTCATTATTGCGCGAACACTAGCACGGTAATGGGGGTGCTTCCCCTGGGCACCCTGAATCACTTTGCCAGGGAATTGGTGTTGCCGTTAACGGTTGAGGACCTGGTTGAGGCTTTAAAACAGCGCACCACCACTGTGATTGATCTGGCGGAAGTCAATGGCCAGGTGTTTGTCAACAATTCCTCGATTGGCTTTTATCCCAAATTTGCCCGCCGGCGCGATTTGTACAGCCGAAAATATTATAAATGGTTAAGTTACATCCCAAGCCTTATTGACAGCCTGCGCAAGCATCCGACCCTGTCGTTGCGCGTCAAAAACGAGGAATTCGTCCTGTCATTGCGTACGTCGTTTTTGATGGTAAGCAATAATCTCTACACCTATGAATTTCCTGCCACCTTCAAACGCGAAGCGTTTACCAGTGGCCGGCTGGGGCTTTATTTTTTCAGGCATGGCCGGTTGCGTTTATTCAAAATCCTTCGCGCCATGCTCAATCGCAGAAGCAATTTTGAATTCAGAGAGTCGCAGTCGCCCATTGAAATTCATTGTCAGGACCTGGCTGAACTCAACGTGTCGCTGGATGGCGATGTCAGGCGCATGGAATCCCCTTTGCGCTATAAAATCATTCCTCAAGGCTTGCGTCTTATCACCATCGACAAGCCTTCATGA
- a CDS encoding DUF2339 domain-containing protein, translating to MDLNQFEQRLHAIEARLAVIEERLSLPPPPAQSGWHEPKAPVSTAREADLNALEGSSNSGNWLGTIAVVCFVLAAGFIIKLSIDSGWLTPARQIVIAAVFGMSLIGCGLAMLSTYRGYASLLPAAGVIILYLSVFAAHRLYALVSVDAALILTSLVSLLCIGLYLKIKHDVYALCAAVGAYLSPVILGFHTQALFTVYYFVCCSLTFATLSIWLRSRIMTIIAAYLAILITSLIGLDLKDDVTIAIVLALHFLIFALGTYLFTRVNQQELTEKEAWGFFPVLMLFYAMEYFYIDRSYPGLAPWLSLVFAGLLLALYASAKRWFPDGRIKSQSVIFAFVAIVLFHSFYIELLPADIKPWVYVVMMLAFAFVPFNPSSMKDRSTWYVPALIGFIVLAIEYINIINHLLQRSSMIGSDGPAFWLPVAFAALISTWLVLIYRRDDLAHNDEKGSALLGAAHVLAIAGFYRLADPYGSLAVSACWLFYAIAVMAFAYQRRDKTMAKSALIVLGFAAGKALLYDAASTPTLVRILCLLITGVVLYGAGFLMKKIAEWEK from the coding sequence ATGGACTTGAATCAATTTGAACAACGCTTACACGCCATCGAAGCACGTCTTGCCGTAATTGAAGAAAGACTGTCTCTTCCCCCGCCGCCCGCGCAATCCGGTTGGCATGAGCCGAAAGCCCCCGTTTCCACGGCCAGGGAGGCTGATTTAAACGCACTGGAAGGGTCATCCAACTCCGGGAATTGGCTGGGCACGATCGCGGTGGTGTGTTTTGTGCTGGCGGCCGGTTTTATTATTAAGTTATCCATAGACAGCGGCTGGTTAACGCCTGCGCGCCAAATTGTCATCGCGGCCGTGTTCGGGATGAGTTTAATCGGCTGTGGGCTGGCCATGCTTTCCACTTATCGTGGCTATGCAAGCCTGCTGCCGGCGGCGGGGGTGATTATTCTCTATCTTTCCGTTTTTGCCGCCCACCGCCTTTACGCGTTGGTATCGGTTGATGCGGCATTGATTCTGACGTCGCTGGTATCGTTGCTGTGCATTGGCCTGTATTTGAAAATAAAGCACGATGTCTATGCCCTTTGTGCCGCAGTTGGGGCTTACCTTTCGCCGGTTATTCTTGGTTTCCACACCCAGGCGCTTTTTACCGTCTATTATTTCGTATGCTGCTCCCTGACTTTTGCAACCCTTTCCATCTGGCTGCGGTCACGGATAATGACCATCATTGCGGCGTATCTCGCCATACTCATCACGTCGCTTATCGGTCTTGATTTAAAGGATGATGTGACGATTGCCATCGTACTGGCCTTGCATTTTCTCATTTTTGCTTTGGGCACCTATTTATTTACCCGCGTCAATCAGCAGGAATTGACTGAAAAGGAAGCCTGGGGTTTCTTTCCTGTCCTTATGCTGTTTTATGCCATGGAGTACTTTTATATCGATCGGAGTTATCCGGGGCTGGCGCCCTGGCTGTCCCTGGTGTTTGCTGGCTTGCTGCTTGCGCTGTATGCCTCGGCTAAACGCTGGTTTCCTGACGGCCGGATTAAAAGTCAGTCGGTGATTTTTGCTTTTGTAGCCATTGTTCTGTTCCATTCGTTTTATATCGAACTGCTGCCGGCTGACATCAAACCCTGGGTGTATGTGGTGATGATGCTGGCTTTTGCCTTTGTGCCGTTTAATCCCTCCTCGATGAAAGACAGGAGCACGTGGTATGTTCCAGCGTTGATTGGCTTTATTGTTCTCGCCATTGAATACATCAATATCATTAACCATCTCCTGCAGCGTTCAAGCATGATCGGAAGTGACGGCCCTGCATTCTGGCTCCCGGTCGCTTTTGCTGCTTTGATCAGCACATGGTTAGTCCTTATTTATCGCCGCGACGATTTAGCTCACAATGACGAGAAGGGCTCGGCTTTGCTGGGCGCGGCCCATGTATTGGCCATTGCCGGATTTTACCGCCTTGCGGATCCTTACGGTTCTCTCGCCGTATCGGCCTGCTGGTTGTTTTACGCCATTGCCGTTATGGCGTTTGCCTATCAGCGCCGGGATAAAACCATGGCGAAATCAGCCCTTATTGTGTTAGGTTTTGCGGCCGGTAAGGCGCTGCTTTACGATGCGGCGTCCACACCGACTCTGGTCAGAATTTTATGCCTGTTAATCACCGGTGTGGTGTTGTACGGCGCCGGCTTTTTAATGAAAAAAATCGCGGAGTGGGAAAAATAA
- a CDS encoding alpha/beta hydrolase: MLVNTLKDMRDFLHAQLCYQLFITPIPMPVEKQYRAFAERACEYIASKRSTLIERHSPRHHVFHHFDQPDNPTAKKILITHGWMSRAAYMVKLIRHLHQQGYEVYALDFPAHGEAKGLQLTWTDAVTILRETINHFGPFHAAIGHSFGGAMLLNTLNLANQFEEWQLKSSPERMVLIASPTLMRTPVSRLARQLRLSGQGYRELRNIFRQNASTEIENLHFRHLVNRSQVPILCIHGSEDSTIHPVESIRFCQRYPHAALKIIPGIDHVEVLIDSRVEQEVSHFLA, translated from the coding sequence ATGTTAGTCAATACCTTAAAAGACATGAGGGATTTTTTGCATGCCCAACTGTGTTATCAATTGTTCATTACGCCCATTCCCATGCCCGTTGAAAAACAGTATCGGGCCTTTGCCGAGCGTGCCTGTGAATACATTGCCAGCAAGCGGTCAACCCTGATTGAGCGGCATTCACCGCGCCATCATGTGTTTCATCATTTTGACCAGCCTGACAATCCTACTGCTAAAAAAATATTGATTACTCATGGCTGGATGTCGCGGGCCGCCTACATGGTGAAGCTCATTCGCCATCTTCATCAGCAGGGGTATGAGGTTTATGCGCTGGATTTCCCGGCTCATGGCGAAGCCAAAGGGCTGCAATTGACCTGGACCGATGCCGTGACCATCCTTCGTGAAACCATCAACCATTTTGGCCCCTTCCATGCGGCCATAGGCCATTCCTTTGGCGGCGCCATGCTGCTTAACACCCTGAATCTGGCCAATCAGTTTGAAGAATGGCAACTTAAATCCTCACCTGAGCGCATGGTGCTCATCGCCTCTCCCACGCTCATGCGAACGCCAGTAAGCCGCTTGGCCAGGCAACTGCGCCTGAGTGGGCAGGGGTATCGCGAATTACGCAATATCTTTCGACAGAATGCTTCAACAGAAATTGAGAACCTTCATTTTCGCCATTTGGTTAACCGCAGCCAGGTTCCCATTCTTTGTATCCATGGCAGTGAAGACAGCACGATTCATCCTGTCGAATCCATTCGTTTTTGCCAACGATACCCCCATGCCGCGTTAAAAATCATTCCGGGCATTGATCATGTTGAAGTGTTGATTGATTCCCGTGTGGAGCAGGAAGTGAGCCATTTCCTGGCCTAA
- a CDS encoding ABC transporter permease: MKTPFASGLIGIMVKEFIEMRRDKATFGMILFIPLLQLVLFGFAINNNPRHLPTAIVNNDPSPLTRRILSGMENSTYFKFIAPALTEEEAYRLLKRGKVQFVINFPPNFSRDLAKGLRPVLLLEADATDPAATSRAVNVFVELASLVLKKELTGPLASLSPKIPPYQPQVHTIYNPLAITSYNIVPGLLGVVMTMTLVVVTALVITREYELGTMENLLATPVSPLEVMIGKLLPYIIVGYLQALIILILAKLLFGVPMEGSILLLMVCCLPFIFANLVMGLTFSTMASTQLQAAQSAMFFFLPSILLSGFMFPFQGMPEWAQWVGSILPLTHFLIIVRGILLKGNGFWDVWQETIPIMLFAVVMMAIGYKRYRRTLD; the protein is encoded by the coding sequence ATGAAAACCCCGTTTGCCTCCGGGCTCATTGGCATCATGGTCAAAGAATTCATTGAAATGCGGCGTGATAAGGCCACGTTCGGCATGATACTTTTTATTCCCCTGTTGCAACTCGTCCTGTTTGGCTTTGCCATCAACAACAATCCCCGCCATTTGCCCACGGCCATCGTGAACAACGATCCCAGTCCGCTGACCCGCCGCATTTTAAGCGGCATGGAAAATTCCACTTACTTTAAATTCATAGCGCCTGCCCTGACTGAAGAGGAAGCCTATCGTTTGCTCAAACGCGGCAAGGTGCAGTTTGTGATTAATTTTCCGCCTAATTTCTCCCGTGATCTGGCGAAGGGACTAAGGCCGGTGCTGTTACTCGAAGCCGATGCCACGGATCCTGCGGCAACCAGTCGGGCTGTGAATGTCTTTGTTGAACTGGCCTCGCTGGTGTTAAAGAAAGAATTAACCGGTCCGCTGGCAAGCCTAAGCCCGAAAATCCCGCCTTATCAGCCTCAGGTTCATACCATTTATAATCCTTTGGCGATTACCTCCTACAACATTGTTCCCGGCCTGCTCGGGGTGGTGATGACGATGACGCTGGTGGTGGTGACCGCACTGGTCATTACCCGTGAATACGAACTGGGCACCATGGAGAACCTGCTGGCTACCCCGGTGAGTCCTTTGGAAGTGATGATCGGCAAGCTGCTGCCGTATATTATCGTAGGTTACCTGCAGGCTCTGATTATTTTGATACTGGCTAAATTGTTATTCGGTGTGCCCATGGAAGGCAGCATCCTGCTGCTGATGGTCTGTTGTCTGCCCTTTATTTTCGCTAATCTGGTCATGGGATTAACCTTCTCCACCATGGCGTCAACGCAGTTGCAGGCGGCACAGAGTGCGATGTTTTTCTTTTTGCCGTCCATTCTGTTATCCGGCTTCATGTTCCCCTTTCAGGGCATGCCGGAATGGGCGCAATGGGTAGGATCGATTCTGCCTCTGACTCATTTCCTTATTATTGTGCGGGGAATTCTGCTGAAAGGAAATGGCTTTTGGGACGTCTGGCAGGAAACCATCCCCATTATGCTGTTTGCCGTGGTCATGATGGCCATTGGTTATAAACGGTACCGCCGCACGCTGGATTAG
- a CDS encoding HlyD family secretion protein, with the protein MKIKHYAIIVLTLLLLSCGHSGERRYQGYVEGDNIYLASPNSGILQQLLVKRGQAVTKGQRLFQLDPEPQAQVIKQYASDLEQAKSLLKDLKNPRRAPEVEAIEAQIEQVNAQIKLTEIRVKRYQSLYQKNAIEKDRLDEILATYDQQKKLRDQYVANLTLAKMGSRSDQIKAQEAQIQAIAAKLNEAKWQLAQKTVHAPAAGVIFDTYYRPGEFVGAQQAVVSLLTPENVHIEFYVPVEELARLSIGKKIHFTCSGCQPDNPALISYIAPEAEYAPPLIYSRENYDKLVFRVQARFDNFHAFKPGQPVTVLLR; encoded by the coding sequence ATGAAAATCAAACATTACGCGATTATTGTCCTGACCCTTCTCCTGCTAAGCTGCGGTCATTCCGGCGAGCGGCGTTACCAGGGTTATGTCGAAGGCGATAATATTTACCTGGCCTCACCCAATTCAGGCATTCTGCAACAATTGCTGGTTAAACGCGGCCAGGCGGTGACTAAAGGTCAACGGCTTTTTCAACTGGATCCCGAGCCGCAGGCACAGGTGATTAAGCAATATGCCAGTGATCTGGAACAGGCCAAAAGTCTGCTTAAGGATTTAAAAAACCCGCGCCGTGCCCCGGAGGTAGAGGCCATTGAGGCGCAGATTGAACAAGTGAACGCCCAGATAAAACTGACAGAAATCCGCGTGAAGCGCTACCAGAGCCTTTATCAGAAAAATGCCATCGAAAAAGACCGTCTTGATGAGATTCTTGCTACCTATGATCAGCAGAAAAAATTAAGGGATCAGTATGTAGCCAATCTAACGCTGGCGAAGATGGGCAGCCGCAGCGACCAGATCAAGGCGCAGGAAGCGCAGATTCAGGCGATTGCGGCGAAGCTCAATGAAGCCAAGTGGCAATTAGCGCAAAAAACGGTGCATGCGCCTGCAGCCGGGGTGATTTTTGATACCTATTACCGCCCGGGGGAGTTTGTTGGTGCGCAGCAGGCGGTGGTGTCCTTGCTCACGCCTGAAAATGTCCACATTGAATTTTACGTACCAGTCGAGGAGTTGGCCCGTTTGAGCATCGGTAAAAAAATTCATTTTACCTGCAGTGGCTGTCAACCTGACAATCCGGCGCTAATCAGCTATATCGCACCGGAAGCGGAATACGCGCCGCCCCTCATCTATAGCCGTGAGAATTACGACAAACTGGTCTTTCGCGTGCAGGCCCGGTTTGACAATTTCCATGCCTTTAAACCGGGGCAGCCCGTGACGGTGTTATTACGATGA
- the gorA gene encoding glutathione-disulfide reductase, which translates to MKFDLIVLGGGSGGMASAVRAAKHGANVAVVEQQYLGGTCVNLGCVPKKMMYNSANIAETLRKSIDYGFAPTNIRLNWQTLVQKRNAYVASLREIYGKRFSQYKMTLLSGAGAFVDAHTIDVAGEHYTAPHIIIATGGEPSMPTDLPGIEHAINSDGFFDLADKPQKAAVIGSGYIGVELAGILQSLGTETHLLIRGETPLSRFDSLLGDTLMQSMRQQGLHVHVNHHAQEIKTDSQGKKIIVCKSGSVIDSLDTVIAAVGRSPRTAHLNLDTIGVKMDARGLITVDKYQNTSVEGIYAIGDVINAPALTPVAIAAGRRLCDRLFGGEKEAHLNYDNIPSVVFSHPPIGSVGLSEADAVSKFGKDAINVYSTRFNPMLDAFSSEQTPTAMKLVTYGKEERIVGLHVIGYGADEMLQGFAVAVKMGACKRDFDNTVAIHPTSAEELVTMV; encoded by the coding sequence ATGAAATTCGATTTGATTGTTCTTGGCGGCGGTAGTGGCGGCATGGCCAGTGCGGTACGGGCGGCAAAACACGGTGCTAACGTGGCGGTGGTTGAACAGCAGTATCTGGGTGGTACCTGCGTTAACTTAGGCTGCGTTCCCAAAAAAATGATGTACAACAGTGCCAACATTGCAGAAACCTTACGTAAATCCATTGATTACGGTTTTGCACCCACCAACATCCGCTTAAACTGGCAAACCCTGGTGCAAAAGCGCAATGCCTATGTCGCCAGTCTGCGGGAAATTTATGGCAAGCGTTTCAGTCAATACAAGATGACGCTTCTAAGCGGCGCCGGGGCTTTTGTTGATGCCCATACCATTGACGTGGCAGGTGAGCACTATACCGCCCCGCACATCATCATCGCCACCGGTGGTGAGCCCAGCATGCCGACTGATTTGCCGGGGATTGAACATGCCATCAATTCCGATGGTTTTTTTGATTTAGCCGACAAACCCCAAAAAGCCGCCGTCATCGGCAGCGGCTACATTGGTGTGGAATTAGCAGGCATTCTTCAAAGCTTAGGCACGGAAACCCACTTATTAATCCGCGGAGAAACCCCACTGAGCCGTTTTGATTCCCTGCTTGGCGACACCTTGATGCAGAGTATGCGGCAACAGGGCCTGCATGTGCATGTCAATCATCACGCCCAAGAAATCAAAACCGATAGTCAGGGTAAAAAAATCATCGTCTGTAAAAGCGGGTCGGTGATTGACTCGCTGGATACCGTCATTGCCGCAGTTGGGCGGTCCCCCCGTACAGCCCATTTAAACCTCGACACAATCGGTGTGAAAATGGATGCCCGCGGTTTAATCACGGTCGACAAATACCAGAATACGTCGGTGGAAGGGATCTACGCCATCGGTGATGTGATTAATGCCCCGGCCCTGACCCCTGTCGCCATTGCAGCCGGCCGCCGTCTCTGCGACAGGCTATTTGGCGGTGAAAAAGAAGCCCACTTAAATTACGATAACATCCCGTCCGTGGTCTTCAGCCACCCTCCCATTGGCAGTGTGGGGCTCAGTGAAGCAGACGCTGTCAGCAAGTTCGGTAAAGACGCCATCAACGTTTACAGCACCCGCTTTAATCCCATGTTGGATGCCTTCAGCAGTGAACAAACACCCACGGCGATGAAACTCGTCACTTACGGTAAAGAGGAGCGCATCGTCGGCCTGCACGTCATTGGGTATGGTGCGGATGAAATGCTGCAGGGATTCGCGGTTGCTGTTAAAATGGGCGCCTGCAAACGCGATTTTGACAACACGGTCGCTATCCATCCGACCAGTGCCGAAGAATTGGTAACCATGGTGTAA